One genomic segment of Bradyrhizobium prioriisuperbiae includes these proteins:
- a CDS encoding molybdopterin-dependent oxidoreductase — protein MTYMINGRPFAATPRAGQCLRTLLRELAWYGVKKGCDAGDCGACTVLLDGDPVHSCLFPAHRADGHEITTIEGLASGDSPHAMQQAFLNAQAFQCGFCTPGMILTCASLNQAQRADLPNVLKGNLCRCTGYRAIDDALANRSEVETDGTGDAFGRSVAAPAAAHVVRGQAPYTFDTTIAGLCHIKLLRSPHAHARIRGIDTSAALAVPGVIDILTFQNAPATLFTTGVHEFTRDDALDTRVFDDVVRFVGQRVAAVIADTEAAAEEGCRWLKVDYEVLPAVIDPELAILPGAPMVHDKPDCRIVDATRNMLAEVRYHLGDVEAGFAAADFVYDDTFTTQRVQHAHLETHGGLAWLDAHGRINVRSSTQTPFLARKLLCQIFDLPADKVRVVCARLGGGFGGKQEMLVEDVLTLAVLRTGRPVKLEFTREEQFIGATVRHPMRVRVKAGARRDGTLTALQMDVLSNTGAYGNHGPEVLYHACGESIAIYNCPNKKVDGIAAYTHTVPSGAFRGFGLPQTTFAIESAMDELARGLGLSPFEIRRKNMIRPGDPMTSPGSEHSDVVYGSYGLDQCLDLVEAAMNVSRGRALPLAKEWLTGEGIAMTMIDTIPPFGHFADVKITLRDDGAFDLVVGTVEFGNGTSTVHRQIAATALATSVDSIRLHQSDTDHGGHDTGAYGSAGTFVAGRATELAAKALRDSILLFASTLEKAGPETCRLDRDLVVCGARRIPLTEIAAATRTQGNALSGHGHSNGSPRSVAFNVQGFRVAVHSGTGELRILDSVQAADAGRVVNPMQCRGQVEGGVAQGIGAALYEEVILDAEGRVVNAKFRDYHLPSFADLPRTEVLFAQTSDTVGPLGAKSMSESPYNPVAAALGNAIADATGIRFRDLPFKPDRLFPALAEKFGTSTST, from the coding sequence ATGACCTACATGATCAACGGCCGGCCGTTCGCGGCGACACCACGCGCCGGCCAATGCCTGCGCACGCTGCTGCGCGAGCTGGCCTGGTACGGCGTGAAGAAGGGCTGCGATGCCGGCGACTGCGGCGCCTGCACGGTGCTGCTCGACGGTGATCCCGTGCACAGCTGTCTTTTTCCCGCGCATCGCGCCGATGGGCACGAAATCACCACCATCGAAGGTCTGGCCTCGGGCGACAGTCCCCATGCCATGCAGCAGGCGTTCCTGAATGCGCAAGCGTTCCAGTGCGGCTTCTGTACTCCGGGCATGATCCTGACCTGCGCCTCGCTGAATCAGGCACAGCGCGCCGACCTGCCGAACGTGTTGAAAGGCAATCTCTGCCGCTGCACCGGTTATCGCGCCATCGACGACGCGCTGGCCAATCGCAGTGAGGTGGAAACCGACGGCACAGGCGACGCCTTCGGCCGCAGTGTCGCGGCGCCGGCGGCGGCGCACGTGGTCCGCGGACAGGCGCCCTACACGTTCGATACCACCATCGCGGGCCTATGCCACATCAAGCTGCTGCGCTCGCCCCACGCCCATGCCCGCATCCGGGGGATCGATACATCTGCAGCGCTGGCGGTGCCGGGCGTGATCGACATCCTGACCTTCCAGAACGCGCCGGCAACGCTGTTCACCACCGGCGTGCATGAATTCACCCGCGACGATGCCCTCGACACCCGCGTGTTCGACGACGTGGTGCGGTTTGTCGGCCAGCGCGTCGCCGCCGTGATCGCCGACACCGAAGCCGCGGCCGAGGAAGGATGCCGCTGGCTCAAGGTGGATTACGAGGTGCTGCCGGCGGTGATCGATCCGGAGCTCGCGATCCTGCCGGGTGCACCGATGGTCCACGACAAGCCGGACTGCCGCATTGTCGACGCCACGCGCAATATGCTGGCCGAGGTCCGCTATCATCTCGGCGATGTCGAGGCCGGCTTTGCCGCGGCGGATTTTGTCTATGACGACACCTTCACCACCCAGCGGGTGCAGCACGCGCACCTGGAAACCCATGGCGGCCTGGCCTGGCTGGACGCGCACGGGCGCATCAATGTGCGCTCCAGCACCCAGACACCCTTCCTCGCCCGCAAGCTGCTGTGCCAGATCTTCGATCTGCCCGCGGACAAGGTGCGTGTGGTGTGCGCGCGGCTGGGCGGCGGCTTCGGCGGCAAGCAGGAGATGCTGGTCGAGGATGTCTTGACTCTTGCCGTGCTGCGCACCGGGCGCCCGGTCAAGCTCGAATTCACCCGCGAGGAGCAATTCATCGGCGCCACCGTGCGCCATCCCATGCGGGTGCGGGTGAAAGCCGGAGCACGCCGCGACGGCACGCTAACGGCGCTGCAGATGGACGTGCTCTCCAACACCGGCGCCTACGGCAATCACGGCCCGGAGGTGCTGTATCACGCCTGCGGGGAATCGATCGCGATCTACAATTGCCCGAACAAGAAGGTCGACGGCATCGCCGCGTACACCCATACGGTGCCGAGCGGCGCGTTCCGCGGCTTCGGCTTGCCGCAGACAACATTTGCCATCGAGTCCGCGATGGATGAACTGGCGCGCGGCCTCGGCCTGTCGCCGTTCGAGATTCGCCGCAAGAACATGATCAGACCGGGCGATCCCATGACATCGCCGGGCAGCGAGCACAGCGACGTCGTCTACGGCAGCTATGGCCTGGACCAGTGCCTCGACCTGGTGGAAGCCGCGATGAATGTATCGCGCGGTCGTGCCCTGCCACTGGCCAAGGAATGGCTGACCGGCGAAGGCATCGCCATGACCATGATCGACACCATCCCGCCGTTCGGTCATTTCGCCGATGTCAAAATCACCCTGCGTGACGACGGTGCCTTCGACCTCGTGGTCGGTACCGTCGAGTTCGGCAACGGCACCAGCACCGTGCATCGCCAGATCGCGGCCACGGCGCTGGCGACCTCGGTCGACAGCATCCGCCTGCATCAATCCGACACCGACCATGGCGGGCATGACACCGGTGCCTATGGCAGCGCCGGCACCTTCGTGGCCGGGCGGGCGACCGAGCTGGCCGCGAAGGCCCTGCGCGACAGCATCCTGCTGTTCGCCTCCACGCTGGAGAAAGCCGGGCCCGAGACCTGCCGGCTGGATCGAGATCTCGTCGTCTGCGGAGCGCGGCGCATTCCACTCACCGAGATCGCCGCGGCTACGCGCACCCAGGGCAACGCGCTGTCAGGGCACGGGCACAGCAATGGATCGCCGCGCTCGGTCGCCTTCAATGTGCAGGGATTCCGGGTCGCAGTGCATAGCGGCACCGGGGAGCTGCGCATTCTCGACAGCGTGCAGGCGGCGGACGCCGGCCGCGTGGTCAACCCGATGCAGTGCCGCGGCCAGGTCGAAGGCGGCGTCGCCCAGGGGATTGGCGCTGCGCTATACGAGGAGGTCATTCTCGATGCCGAAGGGCGCGTGGTGAACGCGAAATTCCGCGACTATCACCTGCCCTCGTTCGCCGACCTGCCGCGCACCGAGGTGCTGTTCGCGCAGACGTCGGACACGGTCGGCCCGCTTGGCGCGAAATCCATGAGCGAGAGCCCCTACAATCCGGTCGCCGCCGCACTCGGCAACGCCATCGCCGATGCCACCGGCATCCGTTTTCGCGACTTGCCGTTCAAACCGGACCGGCTGTTTCCGGCGCTGGCGGAGAAGTTTGGAACCAGCACCTCGACGTGA
- a CDS encoding LysR family transcriptional regulator, which yields MEFRQIRYTLAVAKQRSFTKAASRLNISQSAVSEQVRLLEEEVGFPLFARTPRGIELTDRGRTFLYEAERVVGDLLSLSDTARRLKGAISDTLTIGMGSGMAQIFMPRLFPRLHEILPGVRLELLTAPTKNIFNELHEERIDAGLAIETDPDRLPAGLVFFRLTTAELALIVPPKHPLARSKAPVDIGRLLAEPIIMSELTVGYGQAVLSLFTDLGTRPNILAIADNIETIKVIVQSGKGIAIVPRACAENEVALGVLKALAITPSRSVALSLFRRRQPLSRRKESFLTSLQDALKDS from the coding sequence ATGGAATTCCGCCAGATCCGATATACCCTTGCGGTGGCCAAGCAGCGCAGCTTCACCAAGGCGGCGAGCCGCCTGAACATTTCCCAGTCCGCGGTCAGCGAACAGGTGCGCCTGCTCGAGGAGGAGGTCGGCTTTCCGCTATTCGCCCGCACGCCGCGCGGCATCGAGCTGACTGACCGCGGCCGCACCTTTCTCTACGAAGCCGAACGGGTGGTCGGCGATCTCCTCAGCCTCTCCGACACCGCGCGGCGCCTCAAGGGCGCCATCTCGGACACCCTGACCATCGGCATGGGCTCCGGCATGGCGCAGATCTTCATGCCGCGGCTGTTTCCCCGCCTGCATGAGATCCTGCCGGGCGTGCGGCTGGAGTTGCTGACCGCGCCGACCAAGAACATCTTCAACGAACTGCACGAGGAGCGCATCGACGCCGGTCTCGCCATCGAGACCGATCCGGACCGGCTGCCCGCGGGCCTGGTGTTCTTCCGACTGACCACGGCGGAGCTCGCGCTGATCGTGCCGCCCAAGCATCCCCTTGCCCGCTCGAAGGCGCCGGTCGATATCGGCCGCCTGCTGGCCGAGCCGATCATCATGAGCGAACTGACGGTGGGATATGGCCAGGCGGTGCTGTCGCTGTTCACCGATCTCGGCACCCGCCCCAACATCCTGGCGATCGCCGATAATATCGAGACCATCAAGGTGATCGTGCAATCAGGCAAAGGCATCGCCATCGTGCCCCGCGCCTGCGCGGAGAACGAGGTCGCGCTCGGCGTGCTGAAGGCACTGGCGATCACGCCCAGCCGCAGCGTGGCGCTCAGCCTGTTCCGCCGCCGGCAGCCGCTGTCCCGCCGCAAGGAATCCTTCCTGACCTCGCTGCAGGATGCCTTGAAGGATTCCTGA